The Mauremys reevesii isolate NIE-2019 linkage group 1, ASM1616193v1, whole genome shotgun sequence genome has a segment encoding these proteins:
- the LOC120383725 gene encoding olfactory receptor 52N4-like, with translation MYYFLCMLAITDLSLSTSILPKMLSIFWFNSREIDFSACLIQIHSTILTNRVVVRIGLALVLRGCLLILPYPLLASRWPYCKTNIIPHTYCKHISVVNLACTDILLSTNYSLSVTVFAPGMDVFFIAVSYILILRAIYSLPTKEARLKTFETCSSHLCAVFTSYITFVFSFVMHRFDNTMPLYLLILVANVYLLVPSMLHPIIYGKSF, from the exons atgtactatttcctctgcatgctggccatcaccgacctgAGCCTGTCTACGTCCATCCTGCctaaaatgctgagcatcttctggttcaattccagagaGATCGATTTCAGTGCGTGCCTCATCCAGAT acattccaccatcctgacaaaccgtGTGGTGGTGAGGATTGGCCTGGCCTTGGTGCTGCGTGGCTGCTTACTCATACTGCCATATCCTTTGTTGGCGAGTCGGTGGCCATATTGCAagaccaacatcatcccccacacgTACTGCAAGCACATATCTGTGGTGAATCTGGCCTGCACCGACATCCTCCTCAGTACTAACTACAGCCTCTCTGTGACAGTCTTTGCTCCAGGTATGGATGTGTTCTTTATTGCTGTGTCCTATATCCTGATCCTCAGGGCTATCTATAGCCTTCCCACAAAGGaagcccggctcaagacttttgagacctgcagctcccacctctgtgccgtTTTTACCTCTTACATAACATTTGTCTTCTCCTTTGTCATGCACCGGTTTGATAACACTATGCCCCTGTATTTGCTCATTCTCGTGGCCAACGTGTACCTTCTGGTGCCCTCCATGCTAcaccccatcatctacggg AAGTCTTTTTGA